The sequence AGAATGCTGAAATTTTCATCTGCATAACACGACGCTCTATCAATGCCAACTCTTCTAAGTGCTTCTGAAGTAACTCCCTCTTCGATGCATTTTTTTCAATCGTATTCAACTCAGCGTAAATGCCTGCAAGTTTCAGACGTAGCAAGAAATTATTCGCCGAAGAGATATAAGTAAATAGTGGAATAAAGATCACTAGCAACGGAATCACAATCTTGACAAAGCGCCCTACCCAAACTGCGGTCCAAAAGGGTAAATGCCGATGCAGAAAAGATGGTCCATCTTTTAGATAAATTTCTGCATCTTCATGAAGCGGAAAATCAAGGCCCGTCGCAGAAGGAAATTCGCCTAACTTTTGCAAGTGGCTATATGCAGGCAAGATGTCGTAGGTGGCTCCAAGCACCAAAGACAATAGAGCAGGACTTACATCTTGCTTGCTAACAAGAGTTGCTGTTGCAGACAGCACTTGAATATCTTTTTTTGGGACGTCATTAGCAATACTCAACAAACCTCTGGGAACATTGACTTTAGTTAGATAAGGCAGATTACGCACATATGCATCGCCTTGATCGAAATTCATGAGGAGAATGCCCGGTATGTTGTAAAACTTTTTTAAAATTGGAGATTCTGCTGCCACAACCGTAAAGGCAACATCTATTTCCCCATTGCTTAATTTTGCTACTGCCTCATCTGGTGTTAAATGCTCTGCTCTAATCTCGCTTTCCTGAATTTCACTGAGCTTTAGCAAGGCATCACTTAAGACTGCAGTACCGCTGCCTTGATTACCAACAGATACTCTCTTGCCTTTGATTTGACTTAAGACCCGCAATTCGCCACCATCAGCTTTAAATGCTGCCGGGCGATACCAAACCCAAACGGGCTCATAAAACATCCCGCCAATAGAAACGAGGTTGGGATATTTCTCAAGCTCAGCCACTCCGCCCTGGACCATTGCAAAATCGACATCAGATTTTGGGTTGCTTAGTAAACGTAAGTTATCTACTGTGCCGCCACTTTCCAGCACCTCTAACGTAACACCCTCCTTAGCAAGCTCGCGCTTGAGACGCTCTCCAAATTGGTAGTACAAGCCTTGAGGAAGGCCCGTAGCCATTTTGATCGCCTTTGGAGGTGGAGGCGTGAGAATCCATAAAACCCCAAAAATGAATGCGACAAGTAGCACAAAAGCCAAGAGGATTGCTTGGGGGTTATAAAGATGATTTTTGAGGGATTTCATAAAATTCTCTTTTGTTTTTTGCATTATGCCCTGAGCCCAATAATAGGCAAAAGAATTAAATGTGCCCAATAAATCAGGATAAGATGAGCCTTTTCTAGCTACATTTATTCAATATGAATATGGACTCAAAGCACAATAAAGTGGCCCTGGTTACTGGAGCAGGAACTGGGATTGGCAAAGCTGCTGCCAAATCATTACTCAAAGCTGGCTTTCGAGTCGTCCTCACCGGCCGTAACTTGGAGCGCCTAGAAAAAGCGATTATTGATATTGGTGGAGATCAAGCAAGCTGTCTAGCAGTTGCATGTGATGTGGGCAAGCCTAGCGACGTAAAAAAACTATTCGCCGCACTGCAAGAAAAATTTTCACGTATTGACGTGCTATTTAATAATGCCGGCATAGGGGCCCCCGCCATTCCAATGGAAGACCTTTCATATGAACAGTGGATGAATGTGGTCAATGCCAATCTTAGTGGTGCATTTCTATGTTCGCAAGAAGCCATTCGGATGATGAAAGCACAATCCCCTCAAGGGGGTCGCATTATCAATAATGGTTCTATCTCAGCATATGCTCCAAGACCGATGTCAGCGCCATATACCGCGACTAAACATGCTATTAGCGGTCTTACTAAATCCATCGCACTAGATGGGCGCCAATTCAATATTGCTTGCGGACAAATTGATATCGGTAATGCTGCAACAGAGATGACAGAGCCAATGGCTGCCGGCATTATGCAGGCCGATCAATCCATCAAGGTAGAGCCGCGTATGAATGTTGAGCACGTAGGAGAGGCTGTGCTGCAAATGGCCCAACTTCCCTTAGAGAGCAACATTCTTTCGATGACCATCATGGCCACGAATATGCCTTTTGTCGGCAGAGGTTAAGCTTAAGGACGAACTTGATTTACTACAAGCTGGACATTGCTTGCGCCAACCTTAACAGTTTGTACAGCAGAGATTAAGTCTCCGGCTTCTTGTTTTGCCATTCCTGTCTTGGAGACCCTGACTTCAATAGTCACCTCAGATTGTTTTGAGAGCGGGTCACTTGGATTCATCGCCAAAGCATCGTTCATTACAAAGTTCATTGGAAATTCTGTAGCAGGCATCCTCAGAACGGCCACAGGCATGCGCTCACCAGGCTTGCGAGCAATCACCATTACGACAGCGCCGGGCTGTACTTTAGATATTAATTCTGCTGATAGTGCAATCTTGCCACTGATACTCTTAACTGCAACTGCCGCAGGGGATTTTGCAGAAAGACTGCCTTTGCTGCGCGCATCTGCAATCGAACCCTCAATTGAACGAGCTTCTTCAGTTCCCGGAGGTATTTGTTGCGCCAGCTTTTCCCAAGTCTGGACAGCAGCCCGATAATTTCCTGATGTATAGGAAGCCGTTCCTGAAAGCCAGAGAGCCATCATATTATTCGGATCCAATTTCAGTGCTTGCTGAATCAGTTGCAAGGGCTTACCAGCAAAATTTCCATTGGCTTTTACTGCCAGCGCATCTGCATAGTCAGCCAAAAGCTGAGGATCGGAATCAATAAAACTACCTGCATGTTCATAGGCTTTAATGGCATCATCATTGCGACCCAAAATCTTGTATGAGCGCGCTAACATCGCCCAGCCTTTTAGGTTTGTTGGGTCTTTTTCCATCTTGGCAGCGAATTCCGAGACCATTTTCTCAACACCCTCACGAGTCATGGGTTGCGCTGCTTTCATTTCGGCAACTTGGCTAGCATCTCCAAGAGAAAGATAAAGACCGGAAGACAGTAAAACAACAAAGATACACAGTCCTATGACAGTCTTTTTACCTGAACCCATTACGGCTTGGTCGTCTGCTTCATGGGTATCCTGAAAGAGGCGTTGACGCATTTCAGCATGGGCGATTTCATAATCAGCCGCCGTTAAATTACCAGCACTGCGCTCTGCTTCTAATTTATCAAGTTCCTCGCGATATATAGCAGCATTCATTTGACGGCGGGAGGTGCCTGGAAACTTGGATGGAAAAATAAAAGGGCGCAAAAGCAACACCAGCACCAAGATCAACAACAGAAAAGCAGAGCTTAAAAAAATGATCATTAGATACCCTTTTCACCCTGACGATCACTCTTCAGGAGGTCATCTAAGCGTCGATTGTCTTCGTCTGACAAGGCGATATTGTTTGCAGAAGCATTCCTGCGGCGCAGATAAGTAAATAATCCTGCGACTCCAATTAAAAGAATGATGAATGGGCCTAGCCACAGCAGCCAAGTAATAGGCTTTACTGGTGGTCGATATAGAACAAAATCCCCATAGCGTTCAACCATAAAATTTCTGATCTGCTCGTCGCTCTTGCCCTCTTTAATCAGAACTCGAATCTGCTCACGTAAATCATTAGCCAAGTCTGAGCGAGATCCTGCCAAAGATTCATTCTGACAAACTAAGCAACGCATTTCTTCAGAAATGCTAATTAGGCGTTGCTCTGTTACGGGATCATCCACCAAAGGAGCGGCATCTTTTGCTTGGGATATGCCAATACTCAAAAGGCAAAGAGCAATCAAGAAAATCTGCTTCATGATTTTTGCAGCTCCCTAATTAAGGGATACATTTTTTGATTGAGCAGTTCAATCGTTATTGGACCAATGTGTTTAAAGCGGATAATTCCAGCCTTATCAATCACGTAGGTTTCAGGAACTCCGTACACACCATAATCAATTCCCACGCGACCATTGGCATCAAAAGCAGATAGCGTGTAGGGATTGCCCTGCTTGGCCAACATTGCCAATGCATCCTCACGGCTATCTTTGTAATCTAAGCCAATCACTGGGGCAATGTGTGATTTGGCTAGCTCAACTAACACGGGGTGCTCTTCGCGGCAGGCCACACACCAAGATGCCCAAACATTGAATATCCAGACCTGCCCTTGCATACTGGCAGGAGAGAAAGATTGATTGGGCTCTGAGAGTTGTGGAATATTAAAAGCCGGTGCAGCTTTATTAATGAGCGGTGATGGCACTTCATGAGGGTCACGATTCAAGCCAATAGCCAAAAAGACTACCAAGACAATAAAAAGCATCAAGGGAATTAAAAATTTGGCCTTCATGATTGTCTTCTCAATTTCATCCGATAGCGTTTGTCAGACATTGCCAAGACACCACCCAAAGCCATCAATAAACAACCGCCCCAGATCCAATCTACAAAAGGCTTGTAATAGACCCGAACCGCCCAAGATTTATCGGCTAATTCTTCACCTAGTGAAACATAAATGTCCCGAGTCAAGCCAGCATCAATTGCTGCTTCAGTCATTGGCATGGTAGATGAGAAATAACTACGCTTTTCTGGATAGAGTGTGGTTTCTAATTTCCCATCCTTCATGAGCAAGAATGCGCCGCGCATCGCTTGATAATTTGGCCCCGGAACAGTGCTGACACCCTGCAGCTGGATTGTATAAGCACCAACTGAAACTGTTTCACCCGCAGACATGCGCACATCTTTTTCTTCTTGATAAGCACCGACCATAGTGATACCAATCACGAATATGGCAATTCCAAGATGGGCAACTTGCATACCCATAAATGAACGGGTAGGTTTACCAACCTTTGCTTGGCGAATAATTTGCAAACAACCTGAAGCAATCACCCAAAAAGCCAATAGGAAACCAAGACCAGCTAACCAGGTGAAATCGCCCATGATCAACGGAATCGCAATGCCTGCAATGAGCGCTACTAAGCCGGCAATCCATAAACGCGTAATCACCGTCAATAAATCTGTTTTCTTCCAACTTGTCCAAGGACCAATACCCATCAATACCAGCAGAGGAATCATGATGGGAACAAACACGCTATTGAAGTACGGTGGCCCGACTGAAATCTTCCCCAGATGGAGAGCGTCAATCAACAAAGGATATAAAGTGCCAAGCAATACGGAGCCTGCAGACACTACCAAGAAAACATTCCCGAGAAGAATAAAAGTTTCCCTTGAGCTCGCACTAAATTGACTTCCTGATGAACTCTTCGGTGCACGTAATGCAAACAAGGTCAATGAAGATCCCACAACCAATGCGAGGAAAATTAAGATGAAGATTCCGCGACGAGGATCAGTAGCAAAAGCATGCACAGAGGTGAGTACCCCTGAGCGCACTAAGAAAGTACCTAACAGGGAAAGCGAGAAGGCGATGATTGCAAGCAATACAGTCCAGCTTTTAAAACTGCCACGTTTTTCAGTCACCGCCAAGGAATGCAATAAAGCCGTACCTACTAACCAAGGAATAAATGAGGCATTTTCTACCGGATCCCAAAACCACCAGCCACCCCACCCTAACTCGTAATAAGCCCACCAAGACCCCAGAGCAATACCTAATGTGAGAAATACCCAGGCAGCAGTTGTCCATGGGCGAGACCAACGCGCCCAAGCAGCATCTAAACGGCCTGAGAGCAAAGAAGCAATTGCGAAAGCAAAGGCTACCGAGAAGCCAACATATCCCATATACAACATGGGTGGATGAAAAACCAGACCCGGATCTTGCAACAATGGATTTAGAGAGCGGCCATCCTGTGCTGCGGGCAATAGGCGTACAAAGGGATTTGATGTGGTTAATACAAAAAGTAAAAGTCCGCTAGTCACTAAACCCAAGACCCCTATTACTCGAGCAACCATAAACTCATCAAGCTCTTGAGAAAGTTGGGCTACCAAAATCGTCCATGTGCTGAGTAGAAAAATCCAGAGGAGCAAAGAACCTTCATGGCCACCCCACACCGCACCTAAGCGATAAACCACTGGTAACTGTGAATTCGAATGTTCGGCTACATACAGCACTGAAAAATCATTGACATAGAAGCTCCAAGCCAAGATTACAAATGCAATCGCCAGCAAAAGGAATACGGTTTGCGCTGCAGGTCTAGCCAGTATTAGCCACTCACGTCGACCTTGATGTGCACCTATCAGAGGCAATACACCTTGAATTAAAGCAACACACAATCCCAGAATTAATGCGTAATGCCCAATCTCCGGAATCATGGTTTGCTTCCGTTTTTCTGTGCTTGCTCCAATGCATGCTTAGCTTCAGGAGGCATATAGTTTTCATCGTGCTTAGCAAGTACTTCACTCGCAACGAATTCGCCATTAGCATTCATACGACCCTGAACAACTGCACCCTTACCCTCCTTAAATAAATCAGGAAGAATTCCGGTATAGGAAACGGGAATATCCTTAACCAGATCTGTGATCACAAAATGGACTGTTAGGCCATCACGCTTAAGAGAGCCATCCTTCACTAAACCACCAATCCGAAATGCTTGGCCCTTTGGTGCATTACCAGTTGCAACTTCACTAGGCGTAACATACAAAGCGATATTGCTATTGAGTGCATTCAAAATCAGAACTGCAGCCACCCCAATCACGGCTAGTGCTGCAAGAATCAATAATGCACGCTTATGTCTAGGTTTCACTCAATATTCTCTTGATCAAACTGGTCCGCTAAAAGCTCTTGTTGGAGTCTACGCACAATCGCCCTGTAGCGTGCACGCACAAACAAAGGCTCCAAAATAAGAACTAGAACACAAACACCAAAGCTACTCCACACATACAGTGCGTAGCCACCCATGGCAAAAAATTCGGCTGGGCTATTCCACATCAGCGCTTCACCTCACTCAATTGTCGCACCCAATCAGTATGGGCTTCACGCTCCAAAATGATGGCTCTTACCCGCATTAAACCGACCGCAACGGTATACATCCAGAAACACAGTGCCATTAACAGCATGCCCCACAACATTGTCTGAGCCATGGCTGGAGCCTTAGTTAAAGAAACCGAAGCACCTTGATGCAAAGTGTTCCACCACTTTACCGAGAAATAAATAATGGGTACGTTCACCACCCCAACCAAAGCCAAAATCGCACCGGCTTTATCTGCTCTGCGAGGGTTCTCAATCGATGCTTGCAGAGCAATGAATCCCAAATAGAGGAATAACAAAATTAATTCTGAAGTCAGTCGTGCATCCCATACCCACCAAGCGCCCCACATTGGCTTGCCCCAGAATGCTCCAGTCCACAGAGAGAGGAATGCCATCCATGCCCCTATGGGAGCTAAGGCTTGCGCCATCATGGCAGAGAGGCGCGTATTGAAGACCAAACCTAGACCAGCCCACGCTGCCATCACGATATAAATAAACATGGACATCCAAGAAGCAGGTACATGAATAAAAATAATCCGATAGCCTTGACCTTGGACCGCATCTACTGGTGCTACAAAAAAACTTACCCATAGGCCAGCTGCACCAAAGATCGCAGTCAGAACCCAAAAAATCGGGATGAGCTTTCCGGCAAGAGGATAAAAAGTGCTCGGGCTAGATAACTTAAACCAGTTAATCCAGCGATTATGAGAAAGGTGATTTACTTCATTCATTCGATTGCAATCTTTATGGCGGCAGCACTTACCCAAGGTACAAATGCTAAAGCCAAAATCAATAAAGCGCCCAGCAATGAGAAATGCCCCGATATATTCAGACCAACACTATTTGCATAGACCGCACCAGCACCAAAAATTAATACGGGAACATACAAAGGCAAAATTAATAGGCTCATCAATACGCTTCCACCCCTAAGACCCAAAGTCAGTGCAGCCCCAATAGAGCCTAGCAAGGATAGCACTGGCGTACCCAACAAAAGTGATGCCATCAGCACATATAAGGAGTCTGCATCCAAGTCAAACTGAATACCAATAATCGGAGCCAGTATGACCAGAGGAAGGCCGCAAACAAGCCAATGAGCCATAATTTTTCCAGAAACCAATAAGACTAGGGGCTGTGGCGCTAACACTAACTGCTCCAGAGTGCCGTCTTGATAGTCAGAAGCAAACATGCGATGAAGCCCAAGCAAGGTTGACAGTAAAGCAGCAACCCAAATCACTCCGGGAGCAACCTTTCGGAGCAAAGCAGGATCGGCACCGATTCCCAATGGGAAAAGACTCGTCACAACAACAAAGAAAAATAATGCTGTCAGGACCTCACTCTTGCGACGCATCACCAAGAGAAGATCGCGCTGAATAATGGCAAACATTGCGTTCATAGCTCAAGCACCCGAACACTTGGCAGGCTTACCGTCTGATGACTTGTTAGAACTACTAAGCCACCATCTGAAAGATGCTCAGCAATCAAATCTTGTAAGGCATTTACTGCCTTGGAATCTAAAGCGTTAAAGGGTTCATCCAAAATCCACAACTTGGCCTGGCGGGTCAACATACGCGCCATTAAAAGGCGACGTTTTTGCCCAGCAGACAAACAATGCACTGGTAAATTTTCACGTCCGCGTAGACCAAAGCGCCACAATGTAGTCAAGGCTTTTTCAAGGGGCAAGGCAACATCATCTAACTCTGCATACATCTTCAGATTTTCTATCGCACTGAGATCTTCTTTTAAAGCATCTCTGTGCCCCAAAAATAGTAGCTCACGGTGATATGCCAGAGAGTCCAACCCGATGGATTGATTCCCCCAAAGCACCTCACCAGACTCAGGTTTAGATAGGCCAGTCAAAATACGCAAAAGACTGGTTTTGCCAACGCCATTCTCACCACGAACATGTAAGCACTGACCAGCAGAAACCGATAGATCGAGCCCAGAAAATAGTTGCCGTTCACCACGCACACAGCTCAGTCCTCGGGCTTCGAGTGCCAAGGTAGTTTTGCTAGAGGTCGGGGAAATGGTGGCTGTCATGTAAGGCTGCGGTGCGAATCAAAGCACCGCATGCATTGTCCAAGAGCACTCATAGGCTGTCAAACAACTGAAAACGGGTTTAAAAAATAATCTCTTTAAATTCAGATACTTACAGAATTATAACCCGAGCAAGGCTTTGAAATAAAAAGCCCCGCTTCTGCGGGGCTTAGATCTCAGAAAGGCCATCTTAAGGAATCATCACGATTGCGCCAGAGACTTTTCTGCCCTCGGCGGCACGGTGAGCATCAGCAGCTTCCTCAAGAGGAAACTTCGCACCAATTTGCACCTTCACCATTCCCTTAGCGATAGCCTCAAACACTGCCTTCGCATTTTCTTGCAGTAGTGCAGGGGTCGCATTGTGTGGAAATACAGAAGGTCTAGTTAAAAACAGGCAGCCCTTCTTATTTAATATCTCTGGCTGAATCTCTGGAGCCGGACCAGATGCGGCGCCAAATAACGCAACCGTGCCAAATGGAGCCGTGCAATCCAAGGAACCCAAGAAAGTAGTCTTAGCCACTGAGTCATACACCACATTCGCCTTCTTACCACCCGTTGCTTTGATCACCTCTTCGACCCAGTTCGGCTGAGAGTAATCGACCACTGCATCACAACCCGCTTCTTTAGCAGCAGCAACTTTTGCTTGTGAACCTACCGTACCAACCACAAATGCACCAAGCGCTTTGGCCCAACCAGCCAGAATTTGACCAACACCACCAGCAGCGGCGTGAACCAACACAATATCGCCAGCTTTTACTTTATAAGTTTTTTGGACCAGGTATTGCGCTGTCATCGCTTTGAAGAAAACAGCGGCGGCAACCTCATCTGAGACATTGTCTGGTACGGGAACCAATTTATCGGCGGCGACATTGCGTGCACTTGCATACGCCCCAATGCCGGCATTCATATACATCACACGATCACCAACCTTGAAGCTCGTAACTCCTTCACCCAAGGCCTCAACAACACCAACTGCCTCATGGCCCAGACCAGTCGGAAGATCAAGTGGATAAACCCCGGAGCGTTGATATACATCGATAAAGTTAAAACCAATTGCAGTTTGGCGAATTTGTACTTCACCCTTTGCTGGCGGAGGCAACTCTTTATCGATTACCTGGATTACATCGGCACTACCCAATGCAGAAAGACTAACTACTCGAGCTTTTGTCACATGTCACCTATGTTTGTTATTAAATAGAAAAAAATCATACAGTAAGGGCGCCTTCTTCAACTACAGCCCAAGTACTATCACCCAGCTTCTTCACGGCCATGGAGTAGTTCCAACCATCTGGAATCCCGCAACTCCATTCTTTAGGACCATTCTGTATCAGTACGTTGACTGCATTTCTGCTGTCGTAATACAAGTGATAGATTTTCCCGTGAATGGGATTAAAACCAAACTTTGCACTATGCACCATCTCGGTTGCATCAAGTCGTGCTTGTAGGGCGCGGGCTTGTTTCATTAATACTTCGGCTTGCTCCATGATGCGCTCATACTCTTGCTTAGCATTTTACCGCGCAACATTGACAGCCTTATCTTTTTCTTCAACTACTTTAATGGGAGCAAATACAGGAGCCCCAACTTCCATGGGATATTCAATTCCAGCATGTCTTGCTGGATCAGTATCTTCTATTCTCATCGATGCCCCTGCATTTCCTTCAAATACTTATTTACTTAATTAAACCGCAGGCAATACGTGGACCAGAATTTCCAGCAGGCTGTGATTTGTAGTCATCTGGGTCACGGTGAACCACGACAGAGCGCCCCACAATTCCAGTTGGGCCTGT comes from Polynucleobacter sp. MWH-Svant-W18 and encodes:
- a CDS encoding TAXI family TRAP transporter solute-binding subunit; its protein translation is MKSLKNHLYNPQAILLAFVLLVAFIFGVLWILTPPPPKAIKMATGLPQGLYYQFGERLKRELAKEGVTLEVLESGGTVDNLRLLSNPKSDVDFAMVQGGVAELEKYPNLVSIGGMFYEPVWVWYRPAAFKADGGELRVLSQIKGKRVSVGNQGSGTAVLSDALLKLSEIQESEIRAEHLTPDEAVAKLSNGEIDVAFTVVAAESPILKKFYNIPGILLMNFDQGDAYVRNLPYLTKVNVPRGLLSIANDVPKKDIQVLSATATLVSKQDVSPALLSLVLGATYDILPAYSHLQKLGEFPSATGLDFPLHEDAEIYLKDGPSFLHRHLPFWTAVWVGRFVKIVIPLLVIFIPLFTYISSANNFLLRLKLAGIYAELNTIEKNASKRELLQKHLEELALIERRVMQMKISAFSAKDFYDLKGHIEQVRNRLHAAS
- a CDS encoding SDR family oxidoreductase; protein product: MDSKHNKVALVTGAGTGIGKAAAKSLLKAGFRVVLTGRNLERLEKAIIDIGGDQASCLAVACDVGKPSDVKKLFAALQEKFSRIDVLFNNAGIGAPAIPMEDLSYEQWMNVVNANLSGAFLCSQEAIRMMKAQSPQGGRIINNGSISAYAPRPMSAPYTATKHAISGLTKSIALDGRQFNIACGQIDIGNAATEMTEPMAAGIMQADQSIKVEPRMNVEHVGEAVLQMAQLPLESNILSMTIMATNMPFVGRG
- the ccmI gene encoding c-type cytochrome biogenesis protein CcmI, which translates into the protein MIIFLSSAFLLLILVLVLLLRPFIFPSKFPGTSRRQMNAAIYREELDKLEAERSAGNLTAADYEIAHAEMRQRLFQDTHEADDQAVMGSGKKTVIGLCIFVVLLSSGLYLSLGDASQVAEMKAAQPMTREGVEKMVSEFAAKMEKDPTNLKGWAMLARSYKILGRNDDAIKAYEHAGSFIDSDPQLLADYADALAVKANGNFAGKPLQLIQQALKLDPNNMMALWLSGTASYTSGNYRAAVQTWEKLAQQIPPGTEEARSIEGSIADARSKGSLSAKSPAAVAVKSISGKIALSAELISKVQPGAVVMVIARKPGERMPVAVLRMPATEFPMNFVMNDALAMNPSDPLSKQSEVTIEVRVSKTGMAKQEAGDLISAVQTVKVGASNVQLVVNQVRP
- a CDS encoding cytochrome c-type biogenesis protein produces the protein MKQIFLIALCLLSIGISQAKDAAPLVDDPVTEQRLISISEEMRCLVCQNESLAGSRSDLANDLREQIRVLIKEGKSDEQIRNFMVERYGDFVLYRPPVKPITWLLWLGPFIILLIGVAGLFTYLRRRNASANNIALSDEDNRRLDDLLKSDRQGEKGI
- a CDS encoding DsbE family thiol:disulfide interchange protein — protein: MKAKFLIPLMLFIVLVVFLAIGLNRDPHEVPSPLINKAAPAFNIPQLSEPNQSFSPASMQGQVWIFNVWASWCVACREEHPVLVELAKSHIAPVIGLDYKDSREDALAMLAKQGNPYTLSAFDANGRVGIDYGVYGVPETYVIDKAGIIRFKHIGPITIELLNQKMYPLIRELQKS
- a CDS encoding heme lyase CcmF/NrfE family subunit; the encoded protein is MIPEIGHYALILGLCVALIQGVLPLIGAHQGRREWLILARPAAQTVFLLLAIAFVILAWSFYVNDFSVLYVAEHSNSQLPVVYRLGAVWGGHEGSLLLWIFLLSTWTILVAQLSQELDEFMVARVIGVLGLVTSGLLLFVLTTSNPFVRLLPAAQDGRSLNPLLQDPGLVFHPPMLYMGYVGFSVAFAFAIASLLSGRLDAAWARWSRPWTTAAWVFLTLGIALGSWWAYYELGWGGWWFWDPVENASFIPWLVGTALLHSLAVTEKRGSFKSWTVLLAIIAFSLSLLGTFLVRSGVLTSVHAFATDPRRGIFILIFLALVVGSSLTLFALRAPKSSSGSQFSASSRETFILLGNVFLVVSAGSVLLGTLYPLLIDALHLGKISVGPPYFNSVFVPIMIPLLVLMGIGPWTSWKKTDLLTVITRLWIAGLVALIAGIAIPLIMGDFTWLAGLGFLLAFWVIASGCLQIIRQAKVGKPTRSFMGMQVAHLGIAIFVIGITMVGAYQEEKDVRMSAGETVSVGAYTIQLQGVSTVPGPNYQAMRGAFLLMKDGKLETTLYPEKRSYFSSTMPMTEAAIDAGLTRDIYVSLGEELADKSWAVRVYYKPFVDWIWGGCLLMALGGVLAMSDKRYRMKLRRQS
- the ccmE gene encoding cytochrome c maturation protein CcmE; amino-acid sequence: MKPRHKRALLILAALAVIGVAAVLILNALNSNIALYVTPSEVATGNAPKGQAFRIGGLVKDGSLKRDGLTVHFVITDLVKDIPVSYTGILPDLFKEGKGAVVQGRMNANGEFVASEVLAKHDENYMPPEAKHALEQAQKNGSKP
- the ccmD gene encoding heme exporter protein CcmD, encoding MWNSPAEFFAMGGYALYVWSSFGVCVLVLILEPLFVRARYRAIVRRLQQELLADQFDQENIE
- a CDS encoding heme ABC transporter permease, whose amino-acid sequence is MNEVNHLSHNRWINWFKLSSPSTFYPLAGKLIPIFWVLTAIFGAAGLWVSFFVAPVDAVQGQGYRIIFIHVPASWMSMFIYIVMAAWAGLGLVFNTRLSAMMAQALAPIGAWMAFLSLWTGAFWGKPMWGAWWVWDARLTSELILLFLYLGFIALQASIENPRRADKAGAILALVGVVNVPIIYFSVKWWNTLHQGASVSLTKAPAMAQTMLWGMLLMALCFWMYTVAVGLMRVRAIILEREAHTDWVRQLSEVKR
- the ccmB gene encoding heme exporter protein CcmB, with the protein product MNAMFAIIQRDLLLVMRRKSEVLTALFFFVVVTSLFPLGIGADPALLRKVAPGVIWVAALLSTLLGLHRMFASDYQDGTLEQLVLAPQPLVLLVSGKIMAHWLVCGLPLVILAPIIGIQFDLDADSLYVLMASLLLGTPVLSLLGSIGAALTLGLRGGSVLMSLLILPLYVPVLIFGAGAVYANSVGLNISGHFSLLGALLILALAFVPWVSAAAIKIAIE
- the ccmA gene encoding cytochrome c biogenesis heme-transporting ATPase CcmA, translated to MTATISPTSSKTTLALEARGLSCVRGERQLFSGLDLSVSAGQCLHVRGENGVGKTSLLRILTGLSKPESGEVLWGNQSIGLDSLAYHRELLFLGHRDALKEDLSAIENLKMYAELDDVALPLEKALTTLWRFGLRGRENLPVHCLSAGQKRRLLMARMLTRQAKLWILDEPFNALDSKAVNALQDLIAEHLSDGGLVVLTSHQTVSLPSVRVLEL
- a CDS encoding quinone oxidoreductase; the protein is MTKARVVSLSALGSADVIQVIDKELPPPAKGEVQIRQTAIGFNFIDVYQRSGVYPLDLPTGLGHEAVGVVEALGEGVTSFKVGDRVMYMNAGIGAYASARNVAADKLVPVPDNVSDEVAAAVFFKAMTAQYLVQKTYKVKAGDIVLVHAAAGGVGQILAGWAKALGAFVVGTVGSQAKVAAAKEAGCDAVVDYSQPNWVEEVIKATGGKKANVVYDSVAKTTFLGSLDCTAPFGTVALFGAASGPAPEIQPEILNKKGCLFLTRPSVFPHNATPALLQENAKAVFEAIAKGMVKVQIGAKFPLEEAADAHRAAEGRKVSGAIVMIP